Genomic DNA from candidate division WOR-3 bacterium:
AAATTTTTTACTATATAATTAAGAATGGATATTATTGGGAAAAAAATAAGGGAATTGAGGGAAAATAAAGGTTTGACGCAGAAGGAGTTTGCTTCTTTGCTTGGTTATAAGTTGCTAACGGTTTCAAGGTGGGAGAGGGGAGAGAGGAAGCCCTCTTTTTCTGATTTAAAGAAGCTTTCTGATAT
This window encodes:
- a CDS encoding helix-turn-helix transcriptional regulator, whose translation is MDIIGKKIRELRENKGLTQKEFASLLGYKLLTVSRWERGERKPSFSDLKKLSD